Within Bombus vancouverensis nearcticus unplaced genomic scaffold, iyBomVanc1_principal scaffold0041, whole genome shotgun sequence, the genomic segment tatcgttctcttcattgaatttctcttgcaaagctttcttttgttgtgctatttgactttgcaaaccttctgattctaaaagagaactcaactcgactttctctgtattaccatagcctaaacacaaagtaaaagaaatttttgtcatttaatagaattactgagtgccattcagttactgtccttacaggcaatgtattagaatttcccgtgcataaatgtatatgtataaatgtttgccttgatatatgtagtaataatcactcgtctaatgaggagaattatattccaagcagctaataatgaacaataagtaacatgcatgtttatggttcatgaccctatatcccacgggtctccccatagacattgacaggtactcctgcccagttaaggacctgctgaatgacactgtgatagactatgcgaaagcctttacttcatatatatatgtatttttagtacatttcttaattgacataaccatcatgctaaaggtattacctacaaattttacaacacacgtgccattgttttcgtaaatttttgatattatagcttcataaatttctccatcctctgagtatattgcacgataaggtgctcctatgatccatttctatagagaaaagatgtgtatacaaataaatataagtaaatagcaaaataaaataatttgcttcttaatcaatatatttaataatattctgtatcaaatttgtaatattctatcaaaatcacaaccttgtgtaatttacttgcgtgtttaggctgcttaagattttgtaggttttctttcggttgagaatttccaacatccattcccattcgcttgataacttcttcttttgctaaatttattgctttatcatatgcttctattaatgcactctcatcccaaacattatcattggctgtgtctgtatccttttgagatagcaaattatacgttattaatattgatacaagtattttattatcaaactattgcaaattatcatatatgtcatttttcaaaaattgactaaaaggtagtggatactgttaattactattatgctaaaatcttgtactaaaataatgttaaaaccattacgtttccattaccatacatacgtttccatttcctcgtataaaaagaacattcatatcatctgccattttaaaataacatcatttaaatattgaatttgcttctgaaatattaatttgtctcatttctttaactctaacacattgtaaacaatgatgacattatgccaactataatactaaaaatctattccccattcat encodes:
- the LOC143304585 gene encoding survival motor neuron protein-like isoform X2, whose product is MADDMNVLFIRGNGNDTDTANDNVWDESALIEAYDKAINLAKEEVIKRMGMDVGNSQPKENLQNLKQPKHASKLHKKWIIGAPYRAIYSEDGEIYEAIISKIYENNGTCVVKFVGYGNTEKVELSSLLESEGLQSQIAQQKKALQEKFNEENDKTCETNFSTNVNSKKYNVEKMDCDSEEANAYKHHFIPGPSFNSMTDIMPPAPPLPPQLMAKLPDNDTDALSSMLMSWYISGYMVYYTGYYHGLKQARNNQENRKNC
- the LOC143304585 gene encoding survival motor neuron protein-like isoform X1; this encodes MADDMNVLFIRGNGNVCMDTDTANDNVWDESALIEAYDKAINLAKEEVIKRMGMDVGNSQPKENLQNLKQPKHASKLHKKWIIGAPYRAIYSEDGEIYEAIISKIYENNGTCVVKFVGYGNTEKVELSSLLESEGLQSQIAQQKKALQEKFNEENDKTCETNFSTNVNSKKYNVEKMDCDSEEANAYKHHFIPGPSFNSMTDIMPPAPPLPPQLMAKLPDNDTDALSSMLMSWYISGYMVYYTGYYHGLKQARNNQENRKNC